One Streptomyces mobaraensis NBRC 13819 = DSM 40847 DNA segment encodes these proteins:
- a CDS encoding glycosyltransferase codes for MRISFLLHNAYTVGGTIRSTFNLAAALAAAQHDVEIISAIRYRETPVMGAPPGVRLTHLVDLCRDSPHYDGDDPRHARPARVFPRADGRHRQYSRLTDERIGRYLSGLETDVIVGTRPGLNVHIARQAHPDAIRVGQEHLTLSGHGLRLRHEIRHRYPLLDALTTVTEADAHAYRGLALPGVRIRAIANSVPAAAPAAGPAEHPDRKVVVAAGRLIPVKRYDLLIRAFAGVVASHPDWRLRIFGRGDTTGDERRALTALIDALGLHDHVSLDDHVDNLEAELAKASIAVSTSDRESFGMTIVEAMRCGLPVVATDCPNGPREIITDGVDGRLVRPGDTAGVTAALCDLIRDDATRRRMGEAAHRNSARFTPSHIAAQHLALYEELLSRGPGKRALGPLREAAHRSRTAAIDTAHALRSRARRALKR; via the coding sequence ATGCGTATTTCCTTCCTCCTCCACAACGCCTACACCGTCGGCGGCACGATCAGGTCGACGTTCAACCTCGCCGCCGCGCTGGCCGCCGCCCAGCACGACGTGGAGATCATCTCGGCCATCCGCTACCGCGAGACGCCGGTCATGGGCGCCCCGCCGGGCGTCCGGCTGACCCATCTGGTGGACCTGTGCCGCGACTCCCCGCACTACGACGGCGACGACCCCCGCCACGCCCGGCCCGCCCGCGTCTTCCCCCGCGCGGACGGCCGGCACCGGCAGTACAGCCGCCTCACGGACGAGCGCATCGGCCGGTATCTGTCCGGGTTGGAGACGGACGTGATCGTCGGCACCCGGCCGGGCCTGAACGTGCACATCGCCCGGCAGGCCCACCCCGACGCCATCCGAGTGGGCCAGGAACACCTCACCCTCTCCGGCCACGGCCTGCGCCTGCGGCACGAGATACGCCACCGCTACCCCCTGCTGGACGCGCTCACCACCGTGACCGAGGCCGACGCGCACGCCTACCGGGGGCTCGCCCTGCCGGGCGTACGGATACGGGCGATCGCGAACAGTGTCCCCGCCGCGGCTCCGGCCGCCGGCCCGGCCGAGCACCCCGACCGCAAGGTCGTCGTGGCCGCCGGGCGCCTCATCCCGGTGAAGCGCTACGACCTCCTCATCAGGGCCTTCGCCGGCGTCGTCGCCTCCCACCCGGACTGGCGGCTGCGGATCTTCGGCAGGGGCGACACCACCGGCGACGAGCGCCGCGCCCTGACCGCCCTCATCGACGCCCTCGGCCTGCACGACCACGTCTCCCTCGACGACCACGTGGACAACCTGGAGGCGGAACTGGCGAAGGCGTCCATAGCCGTCTCCACCTCCGACCGGGAGTCCTTCGGCATGACCATCGTGGAGGCCATGCGCTGCGGCCTCCCGGTCGTCGCGACCGACTGCCCGAACGGCCCGCGCGAGATCATCACCGACGGCGTCGACGGCCGCCTGGTCCGCCCGGGCGACACGGCGGGCGTCACCGCCGCGCTGTGCGACCTGATCCGCGACGACGCGACGCGCCGGCGCATGGGCGAAGCGGCCCACCGGAACTCGGCCCGCTTCACCCCGTCCCACATCGCCGCCCAACACCTCGCGCTGTACGAGGAGTTGCTGAGCCGCGGCCCGGGCAAGCGCGCCCTCGGCCCCCTGCGCGAGGCCGCCCACCGATCGCGCACCGCCGCCATCGACACGGCCCACGCGCTGCGGTCGCGCGCGCGGCGCGCGCTGAAGAGGTGA
- a CDS encoding LysR family transcriptional regulator, translated as MDLDLRKLRYFVAVAEHRHFGRAAQALFIAQPVLSRQIRAFEDELGYRLLDRTTRSVELTAAGRQLYDEARRITAVVDAALRRVREADRGEQRLVVAFSPGLQVSDAIREFTARHPEVAVDVFPLRWWEQDAPLRDGRAHVGFLRRPFDDAGLRTVPIGRERKVLCLPAAHPLAGRPALTVADLDAEPILDVRTRRTSSLEEKFELIASGQGVALVPLSVAGRYSRPDLVYLPVTDALPVETCLAVPEGDSSGPASAFLDIATATLRRRSGHGDGEAGGEGKAHGEGEARGEGEADGGRGWFDEVHDRRRSASRGRS; from the coding sequence ATGGATCTGGACCTGCGCAAGCTCCGCTACTTCGTCGCGGTCGCCGAGCACCGGCACTTCGGCCGGGCGGCCCAGGCCCTGTTCATCGCCCAGCCGGTCCTCAGCCGGCAGATCCGGGCCTTCGAGGACGAGTTGGGGTACCGGCTGCTCGACCGCACCACCCGCAGCGTCGAACTCACCGCCGCCGGACGGCAGCTGTACGACGAGGCGCGCCGGATCACCGCCGTCGTCGACGCCGCGCTGCGGCGGGTGCGCGAGGCCGACCGCGGCGAGCAGCGGCTCGTCGTCGCCTTCTCGCCCGGCCTCCAGGTGTCCGACGCCATCCGGGAGTTCACGGCGCGCCACCCCGAGGTCGCGGTCGACGTGTTCCCGTTGCGCTGGTGGGAGCAGGACGCGCCGCTGCGCGACGGCCGCGCCCACGTCGGCTTCCTCCGGCGCCCCTTCGACGACGCCGGGCTGCGCACCGTCCCCATCGGCCGCGAGCGCAAGGTCCTCTGCCTGCCCGCCGCCCACCCGCTGGCCGGTCGTCCCGCTCTCACGGTCGCCGACCTCGACGCCGAGCCGATCCTCGACGTCAGGACGCGGCGGACGTCCTCACTGGAAGAGAAGTTCGAGCTCATCGCCTCCGGGCAGGGTGTCGCCCTCGTCCCGCTCAGCGTCGCGGGCAGGTACTCCCGCCCCGACCTGGTCTACCTCCCCGTCACCGACGCCCTGCCTGTCGAGACCTGCCTCGCCGTCCCGGAGGGCGACTCCTCCGGGCCCGCGTCCGCCTTCCTCGACATCGCCACCGCGACGCTGCGGCGGCGCTCCGGACACGGTGATGGCGAGGCCGGCGGTGAGGGCAAGGCTCACGGCGAGGGTGAGGCCCGCGGCGAGGGTGAGGCCGACGGTGGCCGCGGCTGGTTCGACGAGGTCCACGACCGCCGCCGGTCGGCGTCGCGGGGGCGATCCTGA
- a CDS encoding helix-turn-helix domain-containing protein, with the protein MDDNRLSEFLRARRALVRPEDHGMPAGARRTPGLRREEVAVLAGVSTDYYVRLEQGRERNPSSQVLRALAAALLLKDEEAAYLRATVDPPPRPRPRPARECAGPQLVSLLDAWAGTPALVYGRYLDLLAVNPLGEALFSWLGGENSLITAMFLNPAARDFYRDWSVVAQGCVAALRAANPTQDDRRLRELVGELSVCSDDFARMWARHEVRAKTASAKRFRHPTVGDLTLDFETFSVNSAPGQHLVVYRAEPGSTAERSLTLLGDLTAIDPQSVRITPQNEGHIPHEHL; encoded by the coding sequence ATGGACGACAACCGGTTGAGCGAATTCCTCCGCGCCCGTCGCGCGTTGGTGCGCCCTGAGGACCACGGGATGCCCGCGGGCGCGCGTCGTACCCCCGGTCTGCGCCGGGAGGAGGTGGCCGTTCTCGCCGGGGTGAGCACCGACTACTACGTGCGGTTGGAACAGGGACGCGAACGCAATCCCTCGTCCCAGGTCCTGCGGGCCCTGGCGGCGGCGCTCCTGCTGAAGGACGAGGAGGCCGCCTACCTGCGCGCCACGGTCGATCCGCCGCCGCGCCCACGCCCCCGGCCCGCCCGGGAGTGCGCCGGTCCGCAACTGGTGTCCTTGCTGGACGCCTGGGCGGGCACCCCGGCCCTGGTCTACGGCCGGTACCTCGACCTGCTGGCCGTCAACCCCCTCGGCGAAGCGCTGTTCTCCTGGCTCGGCGGCGAGAACAGCCTGATCACCGCCATGTTCCTGAACCCGGCCGCGCGGGACTTCTACCGTGACTGGTCCGTGGTGGCGCAGGGGTGCGTGGCCGCGCTGCGAGCCGCCAACCCCACCCAGGACGATCGGCGGCTGCGCGAACTCGTCGGCGAACTGTCCGTGTGCAGCGACGATTTCGCCCGCATGTGGGCGCGCCACGAGGTACGGGCCAAGACGGCCTCCGCCAAGCGGTTCCGGCACCCGACGGTCGGCGACCTCACCCTGGACTTCGAGACCTTCTCCGTCAACAGCGCCCCCGGCCAGCACCTGGTGGTCTACCGGGCCGAGCCCGGCAGCACCGCCGAGCGGTCGCTGACCCTGCTGGGCGACCTCACCGCCATCGATCCCCAGAGCGTTCGAATCACTCCCCAAAACGAAGGACACATCCCACATGAGCACCTCTGA
- a CDS encoding oxidoreductase has protein sequence MSTSDTSIDRPVWFITGCSSGLGRALAHAVLERGWRAVVTARDPGTVADLVAGHGERALALPLDVTDADRIAQAVARAEAAFGRIDVLVNNAGYGYLAAVEEGEDDEVRALFDTNVFGLIDTTKAVLPGMRARRSGHIVNMSSLGGLAGFGATGYYHATKFAVEGLSESLAAEVAPLGINVTIVEPAAFRTNWSGPSMRQSAVVIDDYAPTAGTRRTSTFATYGHQPGDPARAARAVLDAVTAERPPLRLLLGKAAYDIATARLDSLRTAFDGWREVTLGADFPAERAAG, from the coding sequence ATGAGCACCTCTGACACGTCCATCGACCGTCCCGTGTGGTTCATCACCGGCTGCTCCTCCGGCCTGGGCCGGGCCCTCGCCCATGCGGTGCTGGAACGGGGCTGGCGCGCCGTGGTCACCGCTCGGGACCCCGGCACGGTCGCCGACCTGGTCGCCGGGCACGGGGAACGCGCCCTCGCCCTGCCGCTGGACGTCACCGACGCGGACCGGATCGCGCAGGCGGTCGCCCGGGCGGAGGCGGCCTTCGGGCGGATCGACGTCCTGGTCAACAACGCCGGTTACGGGTACCTCGCCGCCGTCGAGGAGGGCGAGGACGACGAGGTGCGCGCCCTGTTCGACACCAACGTCTTCGGTCTGATCGACACCACCAAGGCCGTCCTGCCCGGCATGCGAGCCCGTCGCTCGGGCCACATCGTCAACATGTCGTCCCTCGGCGGCCTCGCCGGCTTCGGCGCCACCGGCTACTACCACGCCACGAAGTTCGCGGTGGAAGGTCTCTCCGAGTCCCTCGCCGCCGAGGTCGCCCCCCTGGGCATCAACGTGACGATCGTCGAACCCGCCGCGTTCCGCACCAACTGGTCCGGACCCTCCATGCGCCAGTCCGCCGTGGTCATCGACGACTACGCCCCCACCGCCGGCACCCGGCGCACCAGCACCTTCGCCACCTACGGCCACCAGCCCGGGGACCCCGCACGCGCCGCCCGGGCCGTCCTCGACGCCGTCACGGCCGAACGGCCGCCGCTGCGCCTGCTGCTCGGCAAGGCGGCGTACGACATCGCCACCGCCAGGCTCGACTCCCTCCGGACGGCCTTCGACGGCTGGCGCGAGGTGACGCTCGGCGCCGACTTTCCCGCGGAACGCGCGGCCGGCTGA
- a CDS encoding IclR family transcriptional regulator, with protein sequence MARSGAEGRGVLEGAFALMEVLAHDDEVGLTRLASDAALPKATAHRLLGQLVALGAVQSHEGRYRLGPRTFRLGQSWHPARALRAASARPLRELAALNGEVSLSLSVPEGGHIIVVGGMRGEVGEVFPLRSGAVLPPGSAAELVLAAAGPVPGRPAGWTEAAWAREVARIRERGLAFDYEQCVESLSCVAAPVHSASGQVVAAVAVTALDAKLIPPLCDAVSRAASVISGRLARLPEPAPRPRRAGPAPNRAVKSLAGAAGRGR encoded by the coding sequence ATGGCGAGATCCGGCGCTGAGGGACGCGGCGTGCTGGAAGGCGCGTTCGCACTCATGGAGGTACTCGCGCACGACGACGAGGTGGGGCTGACCCGGCTGGCGAGCGACGCCGCGCTGCCGAAGGCCACCGCCCACCGGCTGCTCGGGCAGTTGGTCGCGCTGGGCGCGGTGCAGAGTCACGAAGGCCGCTACCGGCTGGGCCCGCGGACGTTTCGGCTCGGGCAGTCCTGGCATCCGGCGCGCGCGCTGCGCGCCGCCTCGGCCCGGCCGTTGCGGGAACTCGCGGCGCTCAACGGTGAGGTGAGCCTGAGCCTGTCGGTGCCCGAAGGCGGACACATCATCGTCGTCGGGGGCATGCGGGGCGAGGTGGGCGAGGTCTTCCCGCTGCGCTCCGGGGCCGTCCTGCCGCCCGGCAGCGCGGCCGAACTGGTCCTGGCGGCGGCCGGCCCGGTGCCGGGGCGGCCCGCGGGGTGGACGGAGGCCGCCTGGGCGCGTGAGGTCGCGCGGATTCGGGAGCGGGGGCTCGCGTTCGACTACGAGCAGTGCGTGGAGTCGCTGTCGTGCGTGGCGGCTCCGGTGCACTCGGCGTCCGGCCAGGTGGTGGCCGCCGTCGCGGTGACCGCCCTGGACGCGAAGCTGATCCCTCCGCTGTGCGACGCCGTGAGCCGTGCGGCGTCGGTGATCAGCGGCAGGCTGGCCCGCCTGCCGGAGCCCGCACCCAGGCCCCGCAGGGCCGGGCCGGCCCCGAACCGGGCCGTGAAGAGCTTAGCGGGCGCGGCCGGTCGAGGCCGCTGA
- a CDS encoding SDR family NAD(P)-dependent oxidoreductase, whose protein sequence is MSETRRTALIVGASRTLGLGIAAEYLRRGWDVIGTVRGTGRTGLHDLAATLTSDTDTSGGRLTVESLEMTDPYRIAALRDRLASRTLDLLFVNAAITRGDLPIGEVPTDMFTEVMVTNALSPMRVVETLRPLVAPAGTIGVMSSDQGSVSLNTRGGQDLYRASKSALNQLMRCHAARHASDTRTLLLMDPGWVRTGLGGPEADLSVEESVPGVVETMEAHRGKRGLHFVDYEGKAVPW, encoded by the coding sequence ATGTCCGAGACCCGTAGAACCGCTCTCATCGTCGGGGCCTCCCGGACCCTGGGCCTCGGGATCGCCGCCGAGTACCTCCGGCGCGGCTGGGACGTCATCGGCACCGTCCGCGGCACCGGACGTACGGGCCTGCACGACCTGGCCGCCACCCTCACGTCCGACACCGACACCTCCGGGGGCCGACTGACCGTCGAGTCACTGGAGATGACAGACCCGTACCGGATCGCGGCGCTCCGCGACCGGCTGGCGTCGCGGACGCTCGACCTCCTCTTCGTCAACGCCGCGATAACGCGCGGCGATCTCCCGATCGGCGAGGTGCCGACGGACATGTTCACGGAGGTCATGGTCACCAACGCGCTGAGCCCGATGCGCGTCGTGGAGACCCTCCGCCCGCTGGTCGCCCCGGCCGGCACCATCGGCGTCATGTCCTCCGACCAGGGCAGCGTCTCGCTGAACACGCGGGGCGGCCAGGACCTCTACCGGGCGAGCAAGTCCGCCCTCAACCAGCTGATGCGCTGCCACGCCGCCCGGCACGCCTCGGACACCCGGACCCTGCTCCTGATGGACCCCGGCTGGGTCCGCACCGGACTCGGCGGCCCGGAGGCGGACCTCAGCGTGGAGGAGAGCGTTCCGGGGGTGGTGGAGACGATGGAAGCGCATCGGGGGAAGCGGGGCCTGCACTTCGTCGACTACGAGGGGAAGGCCGTGCCCTGGTAG
- the uraD gene encoding 2-oxo-4-hydroxy-4-carboxy-5-ureidoimidazoline decarboxylase: MTSSSVPGLTRFNAADDGAARAALSEVCASTAWVEELLRGRPYPDVRALLAASDAAVARLDAAGLDEALAGHPPIGRPTPGDAVSAGEQRGMTGAPPALAAEVRELNLAYRERFGHVFLVCATGLTAEELRDALRRRIGNPPDREREVTRAELGRINRLRLTRLTESTPTETATVSTHVLDTAAGRPAAGVTVALTARTRGAWSAVGTAETDGDGRCGGLPALPGEATHARLRFDVGPHLSRERAGGAAFFPEVTAVFAVAPGEHYHVPLLLSPFGYSVYRGS, translated from the coding sequence GTGACTTCGAGTTCGGTGCCGGGGCTCACCCGGTTCAACGCGGCGGACGACGGTGCGGCCCGCGCCGCGCTGTCGGAGGTGTGCGCGAGTACGGCGTGGGTCGAGGAGCTGCTGCGCGGCCGTCCGTACCCCGACGTCCGGGCGCTGCTCGCCGCCTCCGACGCGGCGGTGGCGCGGCTGGACGCGGCGGGGCTCGACGAGGCGCTCGCCGGGCACCCGCCCATCGGGCGGCCCACCCCGGGGGACGCCGTCTCGGCCGGTGAACAGCGCGGCATGACCGGCGCGCCGCCCGCGCTCGCCGCCGAGGTACGCGAACTGAACCTCGCCTACCGGGAGCGGTTCGGCCACGTCTTCCTCGTCTGCGCCACCGGCCTGACCGCCGAGGAGCTGCGCGACGCCCTCCGGCGCCGGATCGGCAACCCGCCCGACCGCGAACGCGAGGTCACCAGAGCCGAGTTGGGGCGCATCAACCGGCTGCGGCTGACCCGGCTCACGGAATCCACCCCCACGGAAACCGCCACCGTCTCCACCCACGTCCTCGACACCGCCGCCGGGCGCCCCGCCGCCGGGGTGACCGTGGCCCTCACCGCCCGTACCCGGGGCGCCTGGTCGGCGGTCGGCACCGCCGAGACCGACGGCGACGGCCGGTGCGGCGGCCTTCCGGCGCTGCCCGGGGAAGCGACCCACGCGCGGCTGCGGTTCGACGTCGGGCCCCACCTGTCCCGTGAACGAGCCGGGGGCGCAGCGTTCTTCCCCGAGGTCACCGCGGTCTTCGCCGTGGCGCCGGGGGAGCACTACCACGTACCGCTGCTGCTCAGCCCCTTCGGCTACTCCGTCTACCGAGGGAGCTAG
- a CDS encoding sensor histidine kinase: MTTARRRPWRRRTPAPPALLRRLSGLPGHVRIALVAGITALVLSGTGAWWLFQHVRENAYRATDNRAFELSIQLAAQAAAGGEGLSDPLRGWPLIQIDRAGRTVAAAGGTEDLTGLAGRLPPPPEGPPRRATGGPQRGTVRVGGVDERDHDRFHRPDGTLKPPPVTNTSAEQKALLDHRQAHVLAHRTMTVFATAVHTPAHACRRPTEADGSCRSTLYVLVPPDDSERAADPLRVPLLAGVPLAALLVAALAWTAARRSLRPVEAIRREVAEITDTSLDRRVPVPDARDPVRRLALTTNTTLDRLEAAVEARRRFVADASHELRSPVAALRYELETALAHPDTVDAHETLRHALTATRRVHALTEDLLLLARPDRPAARSLVDLAGLAAELVHEYRHRGHPVSLRAGPDRAPVRGDGAQLHRLLRNLLDNAVRHARTAVVLDVTTDGRTHTVTVHNDGTPLAPDEYELVFERFTRLDEARARDAGGSGLGLAIARDIAERHGGTLTAGSDHPRPGTTFTLVLPGSA; encoded by the coding sequence GTGACGACCGCCCGCCGGAGGCCGTGGCGCCGCCGTACGCCCGCTCCGCCGGCCCTGCTCCGCCGGCTGTCCGGACTGCCCGGACACGTCCGCATCGCGCTCGTGGCGGGGATCACCGCCCTCGTGCTGTCCGGCACCGGGGCGTGGTGGTTGTTCCAGCACGTGCGGGAGAACGCCTACCGGGCGACGGACAACCGGGCGTTCGAACTGTCCATCCAGCTCGCCGCCCAGGCGGCAGCGGGCGGGGAGGGGCTCAGCGACCCCCTGCGCGGCTGGCCCCTCATCCAGATCGACCGGGCCGGCCGTACCGTCGCCGCGGCCGGCGGCACCGAGGACCTCACCGGTCTGGCCGGCCGGCTCCCGCCGCCGCCCGAAGGGCCTCCCCGCCGGGCGACCGGCGGCCCGCAGCGGGGCACGGTCCGCGTCGGCGGGGTCGACGAACGCGACCACGACCGTTTCCACCGTCCCGACGGAACGCTGAAGCCGCCGCCCGTCACCAACACCTCCGCCGAGCAGAAGGCGCTCCTCGACCACCGGCAGGCGCACGTCCTCGCCCACCGCACCATGACCGTCTTCGCCACCGCCGTGCACACCCCCGCGCACGCGTGCCGCCGGCCCACCGAGGCCGACGGCTCATGCCGCTCCACCCTCTACGTCCTCGTGCCCCCCGACGACTCCGAGCGGGCCGCCGACCCTCTGCGCGTCCCGCTCCTGGCGGGCGTCCCACTGGCCGCGCTGCTGGTCGCCGCCCTCGCCTGGACGGCCGCGCGCCGCTCGCTGCGTCCGGTCGAGGCGATCAGGCGGGAGGTCGCCGAGATCACCGACACCAGCCTCGACCGCCGCGTCCCCGTCCCGGACGCCCGCGACCCCGTCCGCCGCCTGGCCCTGACCACCAACACCACGCTGGACCGGCTGGAGGCCGCCGTGGAAGCCCGGCGCCGCTTCGTCGCGGACGCCTCGCACGAACTGCGTTCCCCCGTCGCCGCGTTGCGCTACGAACTAGAGACCGCCCTCGCCCACCCCGACACCGTCGACGCGCACGAGACGCTGCGGCACGCCCTCACGGCCACGCGGCGCGTCCACGCCCTCACCGAGGACCTGCTCCTGCTGGCCCGCCCCGACCGGCCCGCTGCCCGTTCCCTGGTCGACCTGGCGGGCCTCGCCGCGGAGCTCGTCCACGAGTACCGCCACCGCGGCCACCCCGTCTCGCTGCGCGCCGGCCCCGACCGGGCACCCGTCCGCGGCGACGGCGCGCAACTCCACCGCCTGCTGCGCAACCTCCTCGACAACGCCGTACGGCACGCGCGTACCGCCGTCGTCCTGGACGTCACCACCGACGGCCGGACGCACACGGTCACCGTCCACAACGACGGCACGCCCCTGGCCCCGGACGAGTACGAGCTGGTCTTCGAGCGGTTCACCCGGCTCGACGAGGCCCGCGCCCGCGACGCGGGCGGCAGCGGCCTCGGGCTCGCCATCGCCCGCGACATCGCCGAGCGCCACGGCGGCACCCTCACCGCCGGCTCCGACCACCCGCGCCCCGGGACCACCTTCACCCTCGTCCTGCCCGGGTCGGCGTGA
- a CDS encoding dienelactone hydrolase family protein, which translates to MNSMNVTSTDSGTTGSYPIRTERRDIPVGDGPAMGAYVARPSAPGPFPGVLVGMELFGVDAGVREVCDRLAALGFVALAPDFHHRTAPGSELPRDPEGRKRGFELLELMTRAQVLSDVGAAVDHLRATGSERVGMVGLSVGGHIAYLAATEFDLAAVAVFYGGWLPTTDIPISRPEPTLSLTPKITGRVLFLVGEEDHLIPPAQRREIADALREAGTPHETVVYPGVGHGFLRTDRTTSADAWRRVHALLAGTAAQPPRELSQST; encoded by the coding sequence ATGAACAGCATGAACGTCACGAGTACGGACTCCGGCACGACCGGGTCCTACCCCATCCGTACGGAACGCCGGGACATCCCGGTGGGCGACGGTCCCGCGATGGGGGCCTACGTCGCCCGGCCGTCGGCTCCCGGCCCGTTCCCGGGCGTCCTGGTGGGCATGGAGCTCTTCGGTGTCGACGCCGGTGTCCGCGAGGTCTGCGACCGGCTCGCGGCACTCGGGTTCGTGGCCCTCGCGCCGGACTTCCACCACAGGACCGCTCCCGGAAGCGAACTGCCCCGCGACCCCGAGGGCCGGAAGCGGGGCTTCGAACTGCTGGAGCTGATGACGCGCGCCCAGGTGCTCAGTGACGTCGGCGCCGCCGTCGACCACCTGCGCGCGACCGGCAGCGAGCGCGTCGGCATGGTCGGGCTGAGCGTGGGCGGTCACATCGCCTACCTCGCGGCCACCGAGTTCGACCTCGCCGCGGTGGCCGTCTTCTACGGCGGCTGGCTGCCGACCACCGACATCCCGATCAGCCGCCCCGAACCGACGCTGTCGCTCACCCCGAAGATCACCGGACGCGTCCTCTTCCTCGTCGGCGAGGAGGACCACCTCATCCCGCCCGCACAGCGACGCGAGATCGCGGACGCACTGCGCGAGGCCGGCACACCGCACGAGACGGTCGTCTACCCCGGCGTCGGACACGGCTTCCTCCGCACCGATCGCACCACGTCCGCCGACGCGTGGCGGCGCGTCCACGCACTGCTGGCGGGCACCGCGGCCCAGCCACCGCGGGAGCTTTCGCAGTCGACTTGA
- a CDS encoding response regulator transcription factor gives MTGILVVEDDPQLGPALRRGLTAEGYRVELVRDGTTGLERALTGGHAVIVLDIMLPGLNGYRICSALRAAGLTTPVLMLTAKGGEYDEAEGLDTGADDYLVKPFSSVVLLARLRALLRRSATGTADRSVLRVGDLWADVTSRRAGRGDVEFALTPKEFAILTCLLRTPDRPVPKEEILDEVWDPAYTGGTAIVEVYISTLRKKADAPFATHSIETVRGYGYRLTPRERP, from the coding sequence GTGACAGGCATCCTGGTCGTCGAGGACGACCCGCAGCTCGGCCCCGCCCTCCGGCGCGGCCTGACGGCGGAGGGCTACCGCGTCGAACTCGTCCGCGACGGCACCACCGGGCTGGAGCGGGCCCTGACCGGCGGCCACGCGGTCATCGTGCTGGACATCATGCTCCCCGGTCTGAACGGTTACCGCATCTGCTCCGCGCTCCGCGCCGCGGGCCTCACCACGCCCGTGCTGATGCTCACCGCGAAAGGCGGCGAGTACGACGAGGCGGAGGGCCTGGACACCGGCGCCGACGACTACCTCGTCAAGCCGTTCTCCTCGGTCGTCCTCCTCGCCCGGCTGCGGGCCCTGCTGCGCCGGAGCGCCACCGGCACGGCCGACCGGTCCGTGCTGCGGGTCGGCGACCTGTGGGCGGACGTGACCTCCCGCCGCGCGGGCCGGGGCGACGTGGAGTTCGCGCTGACGCCGAAGGAGTTCGCGATCCTCACCTGCCTGCTGCGCACACCGGACCGCCCGGTGCCGAAGGAGGAGATCCTCGACGAGGTCTGGGACCCGGCCTATACCGGCGGCACCGCCATCGTGGAGGTCTACATCTCGACGCTCCGCAAGAAGGCCGACGCCCCCTTCGCCACCCACAGCATCGAGACCGTCCGCGGGTACGGGTACCGCCTCACGCCCCGCGAACGGCCGTGA
- a CDS encoding helix-turn-helix transcriptional regulator: protein MPQSTSRARELGELLRSRRERLRPADVGLPAGTRRRTRGLRREEVAQLAAISSTYYTYLEQGREVRPSRQVLDALSAALRLDAAERRHVHELVHGAPPAETPAVAEAPPPALASLVDRLDPCPAYVTGRCWDVLASNRAARTLWTDWPARPPEARNLLWWMFSDPAARQVMVDWPAEASALLGRFRTAAARHPGDPGFGSLLERLHAVSPEVREWWPQHRVMPLSSGTKRLRHPALGEIELEHVVLRLADDPEQKLVTFTASDRVQARISRLLETDRAEGP, encoded by the coding sequence ATGCCTCAGTCCACCTCCCGTGCAAGGGAGTTGGGAGAGCTGCTCCGCTCCCGCCGCGAGCGGCTCCGGCCGGCCGACGTCGGTCTGCCCGCAGGGACTCGACGCCGGACCCGCGGCCTGCGCCGTGAGGAGGTGGCCCAGCTCGCGGCTATCTCCTCGACGTACTACACCTACCTGGAGCAGGGCCGCGAGGTACGTCCCTCCCGGCAGGTGCTCGACGCGCTCTCGGCGGCCCTACGGCTCGACGCCGCCGAGCGGAGGCATGTCCACGAACTCGTCCACGGTGCCCCACCCGCCGAGACCCCCGCCGTCGCCGAAGCGCCGCCACCCGCCCTGGCCTCCCTCGTCGACCGGCTCGACCCCTGCCCGGCCTATGTCACCGGCCGGTGCTGGGACGTGCTGGCCTCCAACCGGGCCGCCCGAACCCTGTGGACCGACTGGCCGGCCCGGCCGCCGGAAGCCCGCAACCTGCTCTGGTGGATGTTCTCCGACCCCGCCGCCCGCCAGGTGATGGTGGATTGGCCCGCCGAAGCGTCCGCGCTGCTCGGCCGGTTCCGCACCGCCGCCGCTCGGCACCCGGGCGACCCCGGCTTCGGATCGCTGCTCGAACGCCTCCACGCGGTGAGCCCCGAGGTCAGGGAATGGTGGCCACAGCACCGGGTCATGCCGCTGAGCTCCGGCACCAAACGGCTGCGCCACCCTGCCCTCGGCGAGATCGAGTTGGAGCACGTCGTGCTCCGACTCGCCGACGACCCCGAGCAGAAACTGGTCACCTTCACCGCCTCGGACCGGGTCCAGGCCCGGATCTCCCGGCTGCTGGAGACGGACCGGGCCGAAGGCCCCTGA